The Alteribacter populi genomic sequence AGGAAGCAGGACTAACTGTATTTGAAGACGGGGCTGGAAATGTGTTTGGACGCGTGGCTGGAAAAAGTGAGAAAAAGGGGACCATCCTTGTGGGATCTCACGTTGACAGCGTCCCGAATGGTGGACACTTCGACGGCCCTTTGGGTGTTCTTACAGCTTTGGAAGTCGTTGAAGCTTGGAATGAAGTTGGGTACAATCCAGAAAAATCATATGAAGTGGTCATCTTTTCTGATGAAGAGGGGTCACGCTTTAAATCTGGACTAACAGGAAGTACAGCCATGGTTGGCGATGCTGAGCGCGACAAGCTTGTAAATCTTCACGATGTGTTTGACGATCCTTTTTCAAGCGTGATCGAGAATGACGGATTATCCGTGGAAGGCTATTTTAGTTCGAAAAGAGATCTACGCCATGTAGAAGCCTTTTTAGAAGTTCATATCGAACAAGGAAAACGGTTGGAGAAAGAGAATCGACCTGTAGGAGTCGTTACAGGAATTGCAGGGCCTTGTTGGCAGCAAGTGACTTTTACTGGAAAAGCCGGACATGCTGGAAATACTCCGATGAATGACAGGCAGGATGCCTTGGTGGCAGCAAGTGACTTTGTGCGTCAAATTTATCCTTTACCAGCTACAGTGAACGAGACCTCTGTTGCTACTGTTGGCCAGCTCCATGTAAAACCGAATGGTATAAACGTAATACCCGGTTCCGTGACGTTAACAGTCGATATTCGGGATATTTATAAAGAAACACGTGATGAACTTGTAGAAAAGATTCATAGATTGGCAGAGGAAGTTGCTCTGTTCTACGATGTACAAGCCGAGATTGATGAAAAAACGAGAATTCCTCCGGTTCCGATTCAAGATGAAATGAAAAAAAGGATTGAAGAGGCGATTTTAACTTGCCAAATACAACCTTCTTTTCTCCCGAGCGGTGCTGGTCATGATGCAATGAATTTGGGTCGCCACATTCCTGTTGGGATGATTTTCGTTCGTAGCCTTGACGGGGTCAGTCACCATCCAACTGAATGGTCTTCACTGAACGATTGTGTGTATGCCGCTCACGTATTACGAAAGACCGTGGAATCTTTAATGAAATAATTTAAGGAAGGTGAAAGATATGACAAAGCAACCGAGTGATCAAGTCGAAAATCTTGAACCGACGACGATGTTTGAAATTACAGCAAAACTTTTTAAACATGTGAAAGCTTCTGTGAAGAGTTCGTTCTCTGACAAGGGGGATTTAGCTATAAAAGCAGGAGTTCAAGCATTGATTGAAGATCAAAAAAGTAATCTCATCACTAGAGCTATGAAAGAGAAGGGAAGTCTTCCTGAGATTCCGTCATTAACCGAGTCCACCTTGTTTAATGAGGAAACACTCGCTTCCCCGAATTCTATCGAAAGTACTTTTGAGAACTACAGGGATGTGCAAAAGCGAGCGGGTATTGAACCTTTTACTATGTACGCGATGATGGCAAAGGTATTTGCCCATGTTTCAAAGGCTGTTTCAGTTAAGTTTGGAGAAGAGGGCAAAGAAGCCGTGATGGAAGGGGTTCGTACTTTTGGAGAAGAGCGAGGTCGTGATATTAAACGAAGAGCCGCTGAAGTGGGCGAGCCGAACGGAAAAGACAACTATTTATCTAACTATGATATGGGGAGAAGTGAGTTGTTTGAATTTGAAACACACTTTCACCCAACAGAGATAGAGCAAACGTTTACGAAATGTGCCTTTGCTGACCAGTGGATGAAAGACGGCATGGAAGAACACGGGATTTTATATTGTCACATGATCGACCCTGCGGTTGCCAAAGGATTTAACCCTAATTTTGAAGTCATCCATGACCAATATGTTCTTAAAGAAGGCGTATGTCATTTCCGTTTCCAACTTAAAGAGGAAAAATAACAGTCGAATTTCTGTTTTTTGTGCTCCTTATTGAAAGAAAGTTTTGAAAAAGTGGCGTATATCATAGAAAGAAGGGATTGTTCTGTCACGAGCGTTTACGTATAGCTTGCTAGTTATCGTTATGGTAATTTGGGGTCTCAATGTAGTAGCCGTGAAATACCTGGTCGAACATTTCCCCCCTGTTGCGATGCAAGGGGGGAGGATATTCATTGCAGGAGTTGTCGCCATCACCGTTCTATATTTTCTAAAAGATTTAAGAAAGCTGGTTCCTAAAGAATGGGGGTTGATTTTGATCGCCGCGGTGTTCGGGCAATTGGGGCACCATGCTTTACTTGCAGTGGGTTTGGTTGAAACGACAGCTTCGAATGCTTCGTTAATTTTAGGTCTTATACCGATTACAACAGCGATCCTTGCTATGATTATATTTAAAGATCGCCTCACTTTTCTAAGGATCATTGGTATTTTGCTAGGATTTTCAGGTGTTGCGATCGTCGTTTTACAAAACGGGACTGGTATAGGCATCATTTCAAGAGGTGACGTATTTGTTTTTGTTTCTATGGTTTCACAGGCGATCAGCTTTATCGTAATTAAGCAGCTTACTGTGACCGTGTCATCAAAACAGCTCACAGCCGTCATGCTTTTGGTCGGATCGTTCCTACTGCTCAGTATGAGTTTCTATTTAGAACCCCAAGCCAGAACGGGATTTTCAGATGCAGCTGGGATCGTTTGGTCTGTTTTTTTCTTGTCTGCAATTTTTGCTACGGGCTTAGGTCATATTCTTTACAACAGTGCAATTCAAGAAATTGGCCCGGGTCAAACAGCCATTTTTAATAACTTAGTTCCATTTTTCGCTCTCGTTGGCTCATTTATTTTTTTAGGAGAAACGATTCTTTTCACACAAATTATTGGGTTCATTTTGATTGTAATGGGTGTTCTATTTGGAACTGGTTATGTGGAAGTTAAATGGTATGAAAAGCGGAAACGGAAAGCGTTACACAAAGAATCAGCCTAGCTAAGTAAAACCGCGTTAACTTCTGCCGCATGTTTTAATCTCAGGGGGGGGACCCTGGAGATGAGCGGTGTAGAGGTAGCTGTCGTTCTTTCGTATCTCGTAAAGAAAGCAGACATTGAAAATGAAAGAACACTTAGGTCTTCTATTTATGTTCAAATCAAAAGATGGTTACGGACAAATGTATTTGTCCGTAACATCTTTTGAGTAATTTATGCTATTAGCCCTAATGTTAACTGTTGTCTAATAATACAACACATTAACTTTATGGCAATACACACACTTTTCAACATATTCATTGCCAGTATAATGGTGGCTGCACTGCTGCTGGATGTTAAATAATTGACTTTCTAGAAATGTTAAACGAGTGTTTAATTTAGCTATTTCTTCTTCAATTTTATGAACCCTCACCTTTGACCCTCCAAAGTTTACAGATATAAGTTACTCCCAGCTTTTTGAAACTCTAATGCTTTTTCATTCATACCTTTTTCAATAGCTTCCTTTGTTTCCAAATTATTTTCCTTTGCATAATTTCGAATGTCTTGAGAGATTCTCATACTGCAAAACTTCGGTCCGCACATAGAGCAGAAGTGAGCCGTTTTCGCACCTTCAGCCGGTAATGTTTCATCATGAAACTCTGTAGCGCGATCAGGATCCAAAGATAAATTAAATTGGTCTCTCCAACGGAATTCAAAACGAGCTTTTGAAAGAGCGTCATCTCGTTTTTGAGCACCAGGATGTCCTTTTGCTAAGTCAGCGGCATGCGCAGCAATTTTGTACGTAATCACACCTTCACGAACATCATCGCGATTTGGTAATCCTAGGTGTTCTTTAGGGGTTACATAACAGAGCATTGCTGTACCATACCAACCGATCATTGCAGCCCCAATAGCAGAAGTAATATGATCATATCCTGGTGCAATATCAGTCGTAAGAGGTCCTAATGTATAAAAAGGTGCTTCATCGCAAAGTTCCAGTTGTTTATCCATATTCTCTTTAATAAGATGCATAGGGACGTGCCCAGGACCTTCGACCATTACCTGTACGTCATGTTCCCAAGCTACCTTAGTAAGCTCACCTAATGTTTCTAATTCTGCGAACTGGGCTTCATCATTTGCATCCGCAATCGACCCTGGACGCAATCCGTCTCCAAGGGAAAACGCAATATCATATGCTTTCATAATTTCACAAATGTCTTCGAAGTGAGTATATAAGAAGTTTTCCTGATGGTGATACAAACACCATTGAGCCATGATTGAACCTCCCCTGGAGACGATTCCTGTCATTCTTTTGGCGGAGAGCGGTACATATCGTAACAGAACGCCCGCGTGAATCGTAAAGTAATCGACACCTTGCTCCGCTTGCTCAATGAGTGTATCGCGATATACCTCCCAAGTAAGGTCTTCTGCGACACCATTCACTTTTTCAAGTGCTTGATAAATAGGGACGGTCCCTACGGGTACTGATGAATTTCGGATGATCCATTCACGGGTTGTATGAATGTTTTTACCCGTAGACAAATCCATGATCGTATCTGATCCCCAGCGCGTTGCCCACGTCATTTTTTCTACTTCTTCATCGATAGAAGAAGAGACAGCTGAGTTTCCAATATTTGCATTGATTTTGACATGAAAATGACGCCCAATAATCATCGGTTCAGTTTCTGGGTGGTTCACATTGTTAGGGATAATGGCTCGACCTTTTGCTAATTCATCACGTACAAATTCCGGATCCATATTTTCTCTAATCGCAATAAACTCCATTTCAGGAGTGATTATGCCTTTTTTAGCGTAATGAAGCTGTGTAACATTGGCACCGTTTTTGGCCTTAATCGGTTTTCTATTTAAGTCAGGAAACACACCCTGATTCAGGCGAGGATCATTATCATCTTTAAATCCGTTATCCTCTGCCTTGATCTGTCTTCCGGTATATTCTTCGGTATCACCGCGTTCTTCAATCCATTGTTTACGAAGAAGGGGAAGGCCTTTTTTAAAATCAACAGCATAATTAGGGTCTGTGTAAGGACCGCTCGTATCATAAACGCGAAGAGGAGGGTTATTTTCTTCTCCAAAAGAACCCGTTGTTGGTTCCAGTGCAATTTCACGCATTGGAACTTGAATATCGGGCTTGGAACCTTCTAGATAAACTTTCTTGCTACCTGAAAAATTTGACGTAATGGACATGTTTTTCTCTTGTAATGACGGATTATGCATAATTTAAATCTCTCCTTAAACAATTTTTGAAAAGGGACAGATCTAGTTGACAAGCCGTATGAAAGGATTGGACATAAAAAAGCCGGCTCCATAAAATGACGGACCCGGCCTTATATGTACATCGTTGTATGATTATCAAAGATGTTAGACTCTAACTTCCCTACGCTGGTATGAACCAGATCAGGTCCGAAGGGTCAGGAAACTTCAACGCGCTTCCTTCTCAGCCCAACTTAATTGGACACCCCTAGTTAAAACTATTAAGTTGTAATTTTAGTATAAATGGTAATCAATAAAAATCAAAGGATTATTTTGGAAACTATAGTTAATAGTTCTTTAGTTGCAGTGTTAATTAATATTACTTTTTTCAGTAAAGTACCTTTCCACTTCCTTAAACGTATCGACTGGAACAAAGGGTACATTCCTTGACCGAAGTATATCTTTCAGTCCGTCTTTTGCAAATGTGACATCTGCATAAACGGCAGGATGAGAGTCTGGCTCACTGTCCCCAATAAAATAAACTTTTTCATAGTCCTCTTGGAGTTTTTGTATGACTTTTGATTTATCAATACCATATCGTTCATGGTAGTGCCAGTTTGTTTCTTTCACCTTCATATGGACATTCTTGTCTTTGTAATATCCTTCATTGGAAAACACTGTGACATTGTCAATACCATATTTTTCAAGCGTATGTTTTATGTAATAGTCTGTGCCTGCACTTAAGATAAAAAAGTCGCCACCGTTTTCTTGTACCCATTCAATAAATGCTGGGACATAATCATCGATCGCCATATCATAAATGTCTTCAATAATTTGTTCTTCTTCTTGACCGATTGAAGTAAATATATGAGCTAAAAAATCAATATCCTTCATTTTTTCCGTTTTCCACTCATCAAAGTGCTTTCTTCCTTCTGGATAGTATTTCTCGATGATCATCCAGTAAAAGTCTTGTTTGGAAATGGTTCCGTCAAAATCAGAAACAAATGCCCACTTTTTCATTGATGTTCCTCCAAATCAGTATTTGTCGTTTATTTTAACATGAAGAAAAAGGCTCAAGATGATTTTGGTAAATTTACATCTCCATTTCTATCTTTTCCTATTGTAAACGAATTCACTTTGAATTTTAAAGGTGAACTTCTCATTTATGCGAAAATTCGTTATAGTAAAAGAGGTAAGGAAGGGGGAGGCCAATGACAACAATCGTGAAAGATCTTAACAAAGAAAATGTGGATATTCCATTAACAATAGAAGAAAAGTTTCGCTTTCAAAAGCTAACGAATAAATTTGCTTCATCAACCTTTGAGGTTGCCTTTTGTGGCCATTTTTCCGCAGGTAAATCAACGTTGCTCAACCGACTCGTTGGAGCTGAGATACTGCCAACTAGTCCAATTCCGACGAGTGCGAATATTATCGGAATTGAAAATGGTGAGCTTGGTCTTACCGTTCATGCGAAAGGTGAGGAAGATCAATTGTGGTCGGGGGAAATCCCATGGTCCAAAGTACGAGAATGGGGAATGAATGGGCATGATATTTCTGGATTAACGATTAACGCTCCTTTTCCATTTTTGGGTAACTCGAGTCGAATTTTAGATACACCGGGTGTCGACTCTACTGATGATGCCCATGAAGCAGTAACAGTTGAACAGCTTTATACAACGGATGCTATCGTTTACGTAATGGACTATAACCATGTGCAATCAGAAACGAATCTTTATTTTCTAAAACAATGTTCTCTTGAAAAAAAACCGATTTTTCTCGTGATCAACCAAATTGATAAACATAACGAAACAGAAATCCCGATTTCGTTGTTTAAAGAGTCCGTAAATGAAGTGTTAGCAAAGTGGGAAATTAACATCATCGACCTGTACTTTACAACGATGAAACAACTAGACCATCCCTTAAATGAATTTGACCGATTTGAAAAGGCAATAAAGTCACTTTTGTTTCAAGGTCACGAACTTCGAGAACTTTTTAAGGAGCGATTAGAAAACGGTTTTTATCAAGCCGTTAAAAAACGGTTAGGGGAAGAAAAATACGAAGCGATTGAAGACGTTTCTAATGAAATGAATGAACATGGATATCAGATCAGGCAACTTGAAGAAAAGCAGCATTTAGAGCAAGAGCTCATCAGGCTAGATCAAATAGAGAAAGTGTTAACCCAACAATTTAACGACCAATTTAAACGAGTGTTTAAAAACGTGACGCTGTTCCCTTATACGACTACAGAGCTAGCTAAACGTTGGATCGAGTCGATGAAGTCTGGATTCAAAGTAGGTGTACTTTTTACTAAGAAAAAGACTAAAGCAGAGCAATCAGAACGCTTAAGCCGACTAGAGCAGGAGCTCGAGGATAAAGTGAAAACATTGATCCTTTATAAAGTGAAGGCTTATTTTCAAGGGCTGGACCGGACGAAGCTGACTAATACGGAAGCCTTTGAACATGCGTTATCAGCATTGAAAACACCGCCACTACATTCATTATTAATCAACAATGTAAAGGTAAACCATACTGATCGAAACTATGTACGTACGTTCACCCAAGAAATTACGCAAATAATTGTTCGTGATATCCAGCGTCAAGCAAACGAGCTAATAGCTTTGTACGCCGAGGGAATGGCCGACGATGCACAGGAACAATCCAAAAATATTAAGGATCAACTCGAGGAACTTAAAGCGATTTCTTCTTACCAAGAACGAATCGATGAGCTTAAACGTTCGTACGATGAAAATCTTCATAAAGTCGGGAAACTGTTAGAACAATTTCCACCGGACGATCAGCACAAAAAAACGTTATTCACTATGATGAAAAAAAGCTATCCGCAGGATGAAGGTTCCGGTGTTTCAAAAATTGAACTACCA encodes the following:
- a CDS encoding Zn-dependent hydrolase; the encoded protein is MTFPDQFYTKLLKEYDHDSLSYDGINGKRLANRLATLSAIGLTEDHGSRRMGYSKEERNAKECVKIWMKEAGLTVFEDGAGNVFGRVAGKSEKKGTILVGSHVDSVPNGGHFDGPLGVLTALEVVEAWNEVGYNPEKSYEVVIFSDEEGSRFKSGLTGSTAMVGDAERDKLVNLHDVFDDPFSSVIENDGLSVEGYFSSKRDLRHVEAFLEVHIEQGKRLEKENRPVGVVTGIAGPCWQQVTFTGKAGHAGNTPMNDRQDALVAASDFVRQIYPLPATVNETSVATVGQLHVKPNGINVIPGSVTLTVDIRDIYKETRDELVEKIHRLAEEVALFYDVQAEIDEKTRIPPVPIQDEMKKRIEEAILTCQIQPSFLPSGAGHDAMNLGRHIPVGMIFVRSLDGVSHHPTEWSSLNDCVYAAHVLRKTVESLMK
- a CDS encoding L-2-amino-thiazoline-4-carboxylic acid hydrolase, producing the protein MTKQPSDQVENLEPTTMFEITAKLFKHVKASVKSSFSDKGDLAIKAGVQALIEDQKSNLITRAMKEKGSLPEIPSLTESTLFNEETLASPNSIESTFENYRDVQKRAGIEPFTMYAMMAKVFAHVSKAVSVKFGEEGKEAVMEGVRTFGEERGRDIKRRAAEVGEPNGKDNYLSNYDMGRSELFEFETHFHPTEIEQTFTKCAFADQWMKDGMEEHGILYCHMIDPAVAKGFNPNFEVIHDQYVLKEGVCHFRFQLKEEK
- a CDS encoding DMT family transporter; the encoded protein is MLVIVMVIWGLNVVAVKYLVEHFPPVAMQGGRIFIAGVVAITVLYFLKDLRKLVPKEWGLILIAAVFGQLGHHALLAVGLVETTASNASLILGLIPITTAILAMIIFKDRLTFLRIIGILLGFSGVAIVVLQNGTGIGIISRGDVFVFVSMVSQAISFIVIKQLTVTVSSKQLTAVMLLVGSFLLLSMSFYLEPQARTGFSDAAGIVWSVFFLSAIFATGLGHILYNSAIQEIGPGQTAIFNNLVPFFALVGSFIFLGETILFTQIIGFILIVMGVLFGTGYVEVKWYEKRKRKALHKESA
- the thiC gene encoding phosphomethylpyrimidine synthase ThiC gives rise to the protein MHNPSLQEKNMSITSNFSGSKKVYLEGSKPDIQVPMREIALEPTTGSFGEENNPPLRVYDTSGPYTDPNYAVDFKKGLPLLRKQWIEERGDTEEYTGRQIKAEDNGFKDDNDPRLNQGVFPDLNRKPIKAKNGANVTQLHYAKKGIITPEMEFIAIRENMDPEFVRDELAKGRAIIPNNVNHPETEPMIIGRHFHVKINANIGNSAVSSSIDEEVEKMTWATRWGSDTIMDLSTGKNIHTTREWIIRNSSVPVGTVPIYQALEKVNGVAEDLTWEVYRDTLIEQAEQGVDYFTIHAGVLLRYVPLSAKRMTGIVSRGGSIMAQWCLYHHQENFLYTHFEDICEIMKAYDIAFSLGDGLRPGSIADANDEAQFAELETLGELTKVAWEHDVQVMVEGPGHVPMHLIKENMDKQLELCDEAPFYTLGPLTTDIAPGYDHITSAIGAAMIGWYGTAMLCYVTPKEHLGLPNRDDVREGVITYKIAAHAADLAKGHPGAQKRDDALSKARFEFRWRDQFNLSLDPDRATEFHDETLPAEGAKTAHFCSMCGPKFCSMRISQDIRNYAKENNLETKEAIEKGMNEKALEFQKAGSNLYL
- a CDS encoding MtnX-like HAD-IB family phosphatase — encoded protein: MKKWAFVSDFDGTISKQDFYWMIIEKYYPEGRKHFDEWKTEKMKDIDFLAHIFTSIGQEEEQIIEDIYDMAIDDYVPAFIEWVQENGGDFFILSAGTDYYIKHTLEKYGIDNVTVFSNEGYYKDKNVHMKVKETNWHYHERYGIDKSKVIQKLQEDYEKVYFIGDSEPDSHPAVYADVTFAKDGLKDILRSRNVPFVPVDTFKEVERYFTEKSNIN